One Cucumis sativus cultivar 9930 chromosome 1, Cucumber_9930_V3, whole genome shotgun sequence DNA segment encodes these proteins:
- the LOC101217402 gene encoding glucuronoxylan 4-O-methyltransferase 1, with protein MRQKTYPIHQFLNLKTLLLVLFLSFVLIFLFKSNILDSPTQNPSPKLQSFSQKLTHCSSPSFCNKIPPSFSHALIHYSTSSITPQQTFKEISVAAAVLLNRSPCNFLVFGLGHDSLMWATLNHGGRTLFLEEDKSWIQQISRRFPMLESRHVIYDSKVHQADGLMDVGKGPECTAVGDPKYSVCPLAIKGLPEEVYEVKWDLIMVDAPTGFHDEAPGRMTAIYTAGMMARNREEGGSTDVFVHDVNREVEDKFSMEFLCEGYMVKQEGRLRHFTIPSHKDDLDKPFCPF; from the coding sequence atgaGGCAAAAAACATACCCCATCCATCAATTTCTCAACCTCAAAACCCTCCTCTTAGttctatttctttcatttgttctCATCTTCCTCTTCAAATCTAACATTCTTGACTCACCCACACAAAACCCATCTCCAAAGTTACAATCTTTTTCACAAAAGTTAACTCATTGCTCCTCCCCATCTTTTTGCAACAAAATCCCTCCCTCATTTTCCCACGCTCTCATCCATTACTCCACCTCCTCCATAACCCCACAACAAACATTCAAAGAAATCTCCGTCGCCGCTGCCGTCCTCCTCAACCGATCCCCATGCAACTTCCTTGTCTTCGGCCTCGGCCACGACAGCCTCATGTGGGCCACTCTCAACCACGGTGGTCGGACATTATTCCTTGAAGAAGACAAATCATGGATCCAACAAATAAGTCGTCGTTTTCCGATGCTTGAGTCTCGTCACGTTATATATGATAGCAAGGTCCATCAGGCCGACGGTTTGATGGATGTCGGGAAGGGGCCAGAGTGTACTGCAGTCGGAGACCCGAAATACTCAGTTTGCCCGTTGGCGATTAAAGGTTTGCCGGAGGAAGTGTATGAGGTGAAATGGGATTTGATTATGGTGGACGCGCCAACGGGGTTCCACGACGAGGCGCCGGGGAGGATGACGGCGATTTATACGGCAGGGATGATGGCGAGGAATAGAGAGGAAGGAGGAAGTACGGACGTGTTTGTGCATGATGTGAATAGAGAAGTGGAAGATAAGTTCTCAATGGAGTTTTTATGCGAAGGTTATATGGTTAAACAAGAAGGGAGACTGAGACATTTTACCATTCCTTCTCATAAGGATGATTTAGAT